The following coding sequences are from one Candoia aspera isolate rCanAsp1 chromosome 13, rCanAsp1.hap2, whole genome shotgun sequence window:
- the PML gene encoding protein PML gives MEEEFQFLLCERCHRETTNPKLLACLHTLCTECLEDNKRVGQCPVCGTPIQGSDQAPLQDNLLFANLQAKLNTYQKIVRDQELLCNFCKGMAEFWCSECNEFLCPKCYESHQWYLKQKSHETQRLADLRKETAWSFLEGVRKSCSLFCSEPTHHNQIISVYCHGCRKPLCCCCALLDGEHYNAKLYCDIHKEIERRKEELGRMKEELLEKKRSCEDTHNSIHGHLQNLEKVRNETRELIQKKVHDMVQWIQQKGDEVLEKVDQRLCQEQEDAKKKLESTEQIIKRMEAGERLVEKMDLFGSDQEVMDMHPFLRESLERLRKEKLPMSSFQMQVENFDEVKGELQALLKRVKGEDACGCTVSIPGSYNSLVNSEGLHNEKNQPKSQGMKVQVPTYTLSLAKTPRGFTTSITSPAKRPVAQLEKAIQASPKMMKLEGCGSGAAEISSKPVQEDGPRPQKPLFRESTPEPEQRAAAMTLDILENSPLGICESEVASIVISSSEDTEDDIA, from the exons ATGGAGGAAGAATTCCAATTCCTGTTGTGTGAGAGATGCCACAGAGAAACCACAAACCCCAAGCTCCTTGCCTGCTTGCACACCCTCTGCACCGAGTGCCTGGAAGACAACAAGCGTGTCGGGCAGTGCCCCGTGTGCGGCACTCCCATCCAGGGCTCTGACCAAGCTCCTCTTCAGGACAACCTGCTCTTTGCGAACCTCCAGGCCAAGCTGAACACCTACCAGAAGATTGTCCGGGATCAAGAGCTGCTGTGCAATTTTTGCAAAGGCATGGCAGAGTTTTGGTGCTCCGAGTGCAACGAGTTCCTTTGTCCAAAGTGTTACGAATCTCACCAGTGGTACCTGAAGCAGAAAAGCCACGAGACCCAACGGCTCGCTGACCTGAGGAAGGAGACGGCCTGGAGTTTTCTGGAGGGGGTGAGGAAATCTTGTAGCCTCTTCTGTTCTGAGCCCACCCACCACAATCAGATCATAAG CGTCTATTGTCATGGGTGCCGGAAGCCGCTGTGTTGCTGTTGTGCCCTGCTCGATGGGGAACACTACAATGCCAAGCTTTACTGTGACATCCACAAGGAAATTGAGAGGCGGAAGGAGGAACTGGGCAGGATGAAAGAGGAGCTGTTGGAGAAGAAGAGGAGCTGTGAGGATACCCACAACAGCATCCATGGGCACCTGCAGAACCTGGAGAAGGTGCGGAACGAAACCCGAGAGCTGATCCAGAAGAAAGTGCATGACATGGTCCAGTGGATCCAGCAGAAGGGGGATGAAGTCCTGGAGAAAGTAGACCAGCGACTCTGCCAGGAGCAGGAAGACGCCAAGAAGAAGCTGGAGTCTACCGAACAGATCATCAAGCGAATGGAGGCCGGTGAGCGGTTGGTGGAGAAGATGGACCTCTTTGGATCGGACCAAGAGGTGATGGACATGCACCCCTTCCTCAGAGAGTCCCTGGAGAGGCTCAGGAAAGAGAAATTGCCAATGTCAAGCTTTCAGATGCAAGTGGAGAACTTCGATGAGGTCAAAGGGGAACTCCAAGCTCTGCTTAAGAGGGTCAAAGGAGAAG ATGCCTGTGGGTGTACCGTTTCCATCCCTGGATCTTATAATTCCTTGGTCAATTCG GAAGGTCTGCACAATGAGAAAAACCAGCCCAAATCTCAGGGGATGAAAGTGCAGGTGCCCACGTACACTCTCAGCCTTGCCAAAACACCACGGGGTTTT ACCACCTCGATCACCTCACCAGCTAAGCGACCAGTGGCCCAGCTGGAAAAGGCCATCCAGGCTTCTCCCAAGATGATGAAGTTGGAAGGATGTGGGTCTGGCGCTGCTGAAATCTCCAGCAAGCCAGTCCAGGAGGACGGCCCCAGGCCTCAGAAGCCTTTGTTCCGCGAGTCCACCCCAGAGCCTGAGCAAAGAGCAGCTGCCATGACATTGGACATCCTGGAGAATTCGCCTTTGGGGATCTGTGAATCAG AGGTCGCCAGTATTGTGATCAGTAGTTCTGAAGACACTGAAGATGACATTGCG tga